The genomic region taaaatgtaggcctatcatggtttccacaacattattaagcagcacaactgttttcaaaatgtttttgataataatcataatttttttttttattataaaatcctcatatgataatgattagtgaaggatcatgtgacagtctggagtaatgatgataaattaagATTCCAGTTTccatgtaaatacacttgcccgtgacttTAAGAGGCGCGCTATCAACTGAAGTTAGAAAGCTGTCTTTTGCGTCCCTGTTAACGTGCCCACTGCCGCGCAGTTaacgactaggatcggtgagacccagtaagtACGgtgggacgaaaatacattttgttaaaAGTGTGGGGGACACgacccccgcgtaatctacgcccacgCACAAATGTGTccctgagcacaaaatgaagcctCTGCCATGACCGTCCCAGTTCTAAGACCTGAACCCTAAAGAAGATGAGAACCGAAGAGTAGATCTGGGAttctggagagattctgtataaaggaatggtctctgatctccaaactcatcaggcattataggagAAGACTAGAGCTGTAAACTTGGGAAAAGCGAGTtgcaaaaagtgtttaaaaaaggGTGGCAAAAATGAtggccaacgtgttttggagaaaaaaacatttattccatAATGTGATTTCAATTACTTCAATGAACGGttagatttttaaaacatttttaatgaaagatcaacattttaaacaatgcACATCTATTTTTAGTggcatctttgatcatatttaccagagATGCCAACAATTCTGACCACAACAGTACATAATGTTTTTAAAGCATGAacaattcaattaaataaaaaaaacgggTTTTAGTTCCCCAACAAACTGctttaaacaaacaacaaaatgttgtattttggcaaaacatctttttaaaacaaaagacTAAAATGTAAGTTAAAAGTTAAAACAAAACCGTCACAGCATCAGTCTAACAGCTTTAAGGTGACTAAAACACTCATCAGTACTTCATTAGTAGATTTTCCATTGATAGTTTTCAAGTTATTCCTCTAACAGTAGTTCTTACACATGTGTATACTGTAAAAGCTTGACCCACAAAAGTCTTTGGTGGTAGGGAAGACATTTAGCTTGAACAAAAGCTGCAGTGTATCCCACCTGTGAGGTCAGTAACACTGCCTGAAGTCACCAGACGCTTAAGAAAAACAGTCTCGGTCTGTACATCATGCATAGCTTCCTTTAACATGGATGTCATGGGTCTGTGGTCGTAGTAATGAAGAGCTGCCTCTTTCTGGCTCAGGTTATAGCCAAAGCCTGCTAAGCTCACCTCATCACATAAGTACGTTGCCAGGTTGAGAGCAGAGACTCCTAAAGTAGGGACATTCTAGAGAGGGAAcggggaaaaaaatataatatacctCCATTTTTTTCTCCTATAAAAGAAATGAAAAGGAACTCACCTGGTCCCAGCCCCAGAGCCGTTGTCTCGGATCGGGATAGTGAAGTAGATCCGAGGATGCTTCTCTAATAATCTCCGGATTCAGGAGACGGAACTGGGAGGCATTGATTGGAACACTCCCTGGGACACTCTGCCAGAAAAACAGCCAGTCCCACAGCGACTGAAACGTgacatgttaaagggttagttaaaccaaaaatgaaaattagatggttatctgcttacccccagtgcatccaacatgtaggtgtgtttgtttcttcagtagaacacaaattaagatttttcaTATAATGAtatgaatgggtaacaattctatgagagcaaaacaaactaacaaaaaaaaaatgcttagacaacgtgcacaaaaaccctgctgctcctgccGACACATTTCTGTgaaacccaacagtatttatgtttttttttttttttacctcatatcccgatGAGTCTCATCAAGTTATCCCATcagctagggctgggcgatacgGACCCAAATCTTCGCCAAAAATTTGATTTATGATTTAAAACGATTTTTAAAATCAATCTGCAGgtgacaaagaaattgttcaaaacaagttttaactttatttttgcCTACCTGGGGTGCCAAACTTTCAGCATGTGAATAACCccgactattccacagtataaatgggcaccatatcttttgcaatatacagtatacatatcaaaggtttatgaattgatatgcagataaaatgaacttttattaacaacagtaatgtgcaaaaaaagtatagggaaaatttgttcttcaatagtctcacactgaactgactgacagcttcagtgattattaaaggagctctttactcgttttctgtgtaatttagtcacaatttgaagaaaagtttagtttttcctgagactttgtgactgtacttttctccatacattagggatggaaatggctaataaatcaataagtgcttttctgctggttatagtggtgggcatttcatatcttttttaaatagaaatgctacaaaatggattacattaaattaacttaaaaaaaaacattcgacTATTTCTTTAACAacacccctttaaacttttagttttacaaaccatcatTGATCATGGATATTTAGAGCTtggaaataagtgtgaagctcttgaaaaccattggaaagtgcttgaatttcaatctTAAAAGGTTGTACGATtcctgagataaataatgacaacaacaacaacgttaaatccatgtggttttactacagtaaatcatggtgaatgtttgatttgtgactgaaacccctgaccttcgctcagctctgtttgatctgatatctgtggtttataagAGAAATCTGCGCCGaacgcttccactagatcacagtagcgatGTTATTAATTCTGTGGTGAATTTAAACGCTCTCTCTCTGGATCTCCAGCGCTAtgtatcgtgtctgtcacgagatCGACCCGTGTATGAGCTCGCGCTGCGTTCGTGTCCGCGCAGCTCAATTGAGTAGCGCGGTTACGTTCAGACTTtaaacacactttgcagcgagtattgttaattgttctgtgaaaaactgaaccaattacgaatgacactgtatgttgttagacgctatccttgttgtttgtgtatctCTGTGGCAAATGCGCGCGGGTAGGGCTGAACCATTATGGGAGCCCAGGCGGATTATAAAGAGAAAACTGATTTTCATTCggtaagatatcaaatacaatgCTGATCAATAATcactaatatctataatatttctcctatattttttggcaaaaatcGTCGCAAACTAAAAACTcgaattaaaggtgcactatggaactgtccgtccactggagggtgcctattcaaaacaaatgcgtagtttgatgacgcaaagtgtgagcgcagcatcttgggagatgtggtcttctcatcacagccggtggaaaataggactcgggcagaaatcacgttcatgcatgcagttattaacgttactgtagtctaaagcagagcaggaccgagtgttaagGACCTGATCACAGCTGCTGGaacgattgttaaacaaatacctgcctcgcgaacaccgggacttttattatgacgggacgggacacagtcgccgggcgccaaaatcataaccggatccgctcttccggttatgattttgaggtaatggagctctgtttatcatattagatacatttaagtgtgttgaaaacgatgttatgactttactccgtgcgttcacttgttcacactgctaagagtaaagcgctcctgccaaataaaagccgaaaccgagggtagcgcagatatgacgcgattgacaggcgactccctcaaatgcaatgctgaaacgtccctgtccttagttaaaatagcaattttctcacaatttacaaatagttggaaacttctgggatattgtaggtactcaactgaacaaaatatataacaccggcctagtggtttttggatattttactgcaaaaatactacatagtgcacctttaatcgaTAAAATaaatttatcgcccagccctaccatCAGCTATTACTTCCATCTGGTAAGGTCAAGCTGGtgcgatcatatatatatatatatatattcctcattagGATCGGtcaaatgaggcatctacataatatatttAAGATCGCAACAGCTTGACCTTACTAAGGAAGTAATAGCGGATGTGAAAACTTGATGTGACTCATTGAGATTTCTCACAAAAAaacgatcggttcgtgtcttaagacatcaatgtgtcggcAGGAGcagtttgttttgctctcatagaattgttacccgttcacaccattatatgactggcacacagcaacggttggagttaaactcttcatttgtgttctactgaagaaacaaacacacctacatgttgtgTGCactggggtaagcagataaacatctaattttcatttttaggtatTGTATTGTATCATATTGTATTGAATGAGACTTTAAAAGACAATCATCTGCCGGATGCATAAATGAGCACTCACAATGGATGTCTTTGTAATCATCGCACGGAGCCAGTGGAAGTCCGCATACTTGTAGATCACAGCCACATATTTGAGGTCTGAGTCCTTATCTTCCCAAACCTTTGGGCAGCTTTCAGGGTAACTCATCCTGATGGAGGTGCGGTTCCCAACATCTGCACTGAAATCTCGGACTGGGCCGCTGTTCAATCTGCATAGAAACAAGTTTCCTCTgctaattaaatatttacaatCAAACATTAGGCAAGTGTGAAACTCAGTAAAGGGGCAGGTTGCAAGACAgaaattgaaaaaaaacaaaaacatgagaaatacaagtaatacaaaaaaaaaatgcacctAAATGTTGGCCACTTTCATGAATGTAGGCCGCTTTCAGTGGCTACTAGCAGTGTCACAATGATACTATATTAAATCGTTATTCTATACAATGCAAACAATATATTATAACAACATTATTGCGCTTTTAGACATTCTGACATATGCTGGATATTATACTAAAATATACAGCGATTTATTaacttggtaacactttacaataaggtctcatttgttgaTATATACTAACTTGAACTAACAAAATGCTATACATTTGTTTAACCGTTGACCgttgtttattaataaaaatcagtCGGTTCATTGATTGGTAactagttaatgcactgtgaattaAAGACCAAATAAAAATTTTGTTACTAATAATGTATTAGTGAAtgctgaaattaacattaaaggggACATTAACTGAGAAATCAcgacgaggagagaagagcgatacaGAACGGACAACAAATAACATCACCTTACAAAGGATCCTAATAAAGGAATGTGCTTATTTGTTTTCAACAATATGAATGtctcagttgagcattatttatttgtattctgTACATTTCCCTGTGCATTCTTCGGTAAATCAGTCGCAATTTCCGGTGGTTTCTGATATCATATAAtgaatgattcatgtacagtcagatgttttTGTCTATTCTTCTTTGACCAATCGGtcaacttcacattgtttctTCTACACCGTGTCTACACCGGACTCGACCATTGATGTGTCAtgcccaagcggcaacctcccgagatctctcttgaagccaatacggaagtaatgtaaactgtaattccttaactggccactagagcggctccagaagggagcagaatctcattgagccccatgttaaaattctcaactttacagcagaaaaaaacatgtttacagcctgggacaaattgtggttttggcctataaggctaattttgatcttcatgacaactgtgaggggggtgaatttttttataactcattcgtttacgttatataaagccttaaagttctgcatagttaagggcgtggttacaagtggatagccatttatctgccgtctatagttattgcgtcacctcagctccgcgtacatcccgcctttttgcccattttctgttatccgggagtgacacgtgatgactcgctcacaagatggcaacgcccagctcgactctactttaagcttcagaacggcttaatggaatcctatgggtgacgtcacggacactacgtccatattttttttacagtctatggtcatgCCACACCGCAAAAGCCTTGTCCTTGTACCATTTATCAAAAGGTTCTTGGGCTAAAATCACACAAATTAATAAGAGCAGGCTCTCACCTGATGACGACATCAAACTGATTAAGAAGAGGTCCAAGTCCTAATCCTTTCAGTATCCCTCCATTTCCAATCACTACACATCGATGACAATCTTGCGCTCCCCGTCTCACTTCAGAAGAGGCTGGTAAGAGCTTCAAGATCTCCTGAAGCCTGCTCTTCATACCCGTGAAACCAAACGGTGGCGGATGTTGgaatattttttcatttaaatgagTGTTCTTGTCCAAAAAGGGCTCCACCACAAGTTTAGAGCTGTGATGGTCAGCTTCCATTCTCTGTCGGGCAAAAGAAGGTCTGCATTTTTTGGCCAGTATCTCTCTGACATGCAAATGGACACGCTGTAAGAGAAAACACAGTGCATAAAGCAAATCTCAAAGTCAGTAAAAGTAAATCTGCATTTTCTATTCTTTTGATCTTTTAATCAAAacattcacaaaaatgtaacctTTTATTGAAGTAAAAGAATTGAAAGTAGGGGTAACATCCCAATTTggaataaatgcttttctccaaaacacgttggccacagttattggcaccctttttattaaatactttttgcaatgTCATTTTCCCAGGATTACAGCTCTAGTCTTctcctataatgcctgatgagtttggagatcagagaccattcctttatacagaatctctccagattcCCAGATCTTCTCTTCGGTTCAGCCGCTCATCTTCTTTAGGGTTCAGGTCAGAGAACTGGGACGGTCATGGCAGAGGCTTCATTTTGTGTTCAgggacacatttgtgtgttgatattggatcattgtcctgatggaagatccaacttcgccccattataagatttctagcaataacaggtttagattttttatctgTTGTTATTTGCTAGAGTCCACGATACCgtgtatctgaacaagatgtccaggacctccagcaaaacaTTAGGCCcaaacattaaagatccagctgTAATTTTAACTATGGCATTGGCTACTTTTTATCCCTGTCTGCAACAAAAACATCTGGtgggtttcatctgaccacagaaccaggtccaGTCATGTCTGACAACTGAACAAACTGTACTTTGTTTCTGGTTAAGCAAGGAGGTTTTTTTAACCCTcctaaacaacatgtggtgatgtaggaaCTGTTtgatacatatatttttttggcTTTCTGAacccaagactcaactaatctctgtgattctccatctgtgatccttggagagttTTTGTGCACTCAAACTCTCCTCCCTGTGTGACGATATAGACACACgtcctcttccaggcagattcataacattaattaattaattaattaattattgccctgatggtggaaatagGGATgttcaatgctttagctattttcccaCAGCAGCTTTCTATTTTGAGAAgttcaacaatcttttgctgcacatcagaactatattctgcggtcaaattcccttaatcattaaTCACAATGAGTAAATTGTTATAATTGATTAAaggaatttggcctttgtgtttcctgATAGTTACACTTCGTTGGAACAGGAAGTCTGACTAGGAGCATGAAGCTGTCCAGTCATCTCTAGTGtgctaaaatatataattatgaataagaatatacttcagagatattttactcataaatgTTCTAGGGGTGGCCAACATGTTTTGGAGAAGAAAAAAAccttttatttcataatgtgatttcaccccactttcaattattttacttcagtGAAATGATAGACTTAACGCAAATTTCTtgaatgaaagatcaaaaggataaacaatgcagatttatttttacagccatatttgattaTACAGttccttctcaaaatattagcatattgtgataaaagttcattattttccataatgtaatgatacaaatttaactttcaaatattttaaattcattacacaccaaatgaaatatttcaggtcttttattgttttaatactgatgattttggcatacagctcatgaaaacccaaaattcctatctcaaaaaaatagcataatatagcatataccttcaaataattatgttcagttatgcactcaatacttggtcgggaatccttttgcagaaatgactgcttcaatgtaTTTACATGGGatgccaataattctgaccgAATCAGatgtaaaattaaattaaaagaagTCATACCTCTCGATGGATGGGGTCTACTGGCACTTCAACAGCCTTTGGGTCCGTGTGAAAGATAGGCAgttttaaaaatgccagtgaaATCAATGCCAAGCTCAGAAGAGGAATAAGCAGCCGTTTGCTAAGGTAAAAAAGGTCAGTTGCTTAACAAAATTAGAAACGTGACATTTGTAGGGGAAAGTTAAACATGTTTGAATGGTTTACAGATACTATTGTCATGTCTACTGTTTACCTAGGTTGACAAAGCCATGGTTTGACAGCTCTCCTCATGGTGGTATTGGACCACCAAGTCTTCTCTTTACTTCTGCTGCCTAAACCAAGAGGCCCTCGCATCTGCATCTGACAGATGGCACCTAAAAGCAGAACCAAAACCAATAGTTTTAACCAATACCAAAGAACGCAGTGCTGATTGATGCACTACTGCTCTATATTCTgataaagaataaataaataaagaaaaccaAACACCACCTAAAAAGAAAACCTGTTGTCTCATAAAAATGCCAAATACACAGAATGTGATCTGATAAAAATTGGTAAATGTGCTTCTTCACTGACAGGGTTTCTTACCCTACTTTATTATGTTTCTTGGGTCTGTGCTTTTCCCTTCAAAGCAAACAAACCAGTGTGTCTTTATTTGTTGGTTAGTGTAGCGATTGCATTGAAGTAAGCCAGACATGTGCAGGTGCTGTGCAATTCGGCTATATTTAATATTCATATTGACTCTATTTGACTCATATTGACTTTGAATTCCTTCAGGTTTGGCACACATTTTATAAAGACTTCACCAGCAGATTGAGAGAACATAAATTGCAAATAATAACCCACCAAGCTGGTTAGTTCACGTCGTCAGCAACCACCGTTGATTTTTTCCCACATTCAACGTGTGTTGATTACGAAATTGCACAGAACATGTTGTGTGTAAAAGCAAACTGCTTTTATGTTGTTGTGTCATGTCAGTAGCAGATCTCAACTAAAGTTGTAATCATTGGCAAAATTGTAATGTTAGTGGATTTATACAAGTTGCATTTGGAATAAAAAGTACATTAGCTTAGGGGTGGACGATAACGATAACATCACGTAATTTTGCTTTAAATAAGGTTTTTTATATCAAAATGTATGATGCCACTGAAATTTCATAATTCCTGTGACCATTTTCAATGTCACTAATAACACTAAATACtagcaaaagtaaaaaaaaataaaagcttaCTAAAGACTAGGGTTGGGTTGCGAAATATAAATGGTATGCACCAAACCGTATCAGAATGCAGATTTCGGTTCCTCATTTCGGTGCCACTTAAATGCAAACGTGCTTTTGTTTGCAGAGACAGACTGTTTCCAACtacatcatgtttattttaggtttcagacatttaaGTGCACATAAGTGctagcaaaaaacacacactgatgtctatggaagttatttcccccccaaaacaagacagttatttttgcttgtctagtaaatacttcctgttttaagaattttttgatgtttggactagaaacaagaccaAAATACTGtgtaaaaaaagcattttttgcagtgtagagaAGACCTCATCTGGGATCATGCAGAGGCACTTCCTTTGAAattgcattgatttggaccttcaacgtGTCGGTTAACATTGAAGttcattatgtggagaaaaatcctgaaattgtaacataattttttacaaattaacattttggatgagatgggggtgggtaaattatcaggaaatttccattttgaagtgaactaatcatttaatgtacattacatttttggACGAATTATCCCTGTAATGTTAATAcaacaaaagtaaaaaaaggaaATCACTCATTGCTAGGGGTGTGACGAGACATTTATCTTACGAGACACAAGATTTTTACatagtatttttaagaaatcctcGATGAAATACatgactaaataaaaaaaaatgtttgcaggTGCATTTGAAATGTTATAACTCATCATCCTGCAATGAATGTCTTTTCAGTTCTACTTTCTGAGCATTAATTTGCCATCATATGCAGTAAAAGACAACAATACTCAAGCACTGTAAaaggttttgcaaaaaatacagattggcttttctttcttttttttttttgattgtctCTTCATAACTTAGAATTGCACGATTTATGAGCTTCTACAACTTTTGACCTCTTAACTGAACTCCTTTCCATAAATTGATCATAGACCAAGTGCAAACAATAAGTGTGCAACCATAATCAAAGTACTCATTATTAAAAATGCGAGactatttttttcttcatgcATGATACAGAGCAAAGAGATTGTTAACTATATGGCGCTGAACAcgcattttgaaatatttgtcaaaggGGCGAAATTTTAATCTAACAGTTGGGGGTACAATAAGCATAACCTTTCTCAAGAGCTATTTTTGAATGGGATTTTgcaattattttcaaaataatacAACCAAAAGCGTACttgtaatataataattataatacattttatttataatgcactttatattaaacaaaatctcaaagtgctacagaatttaaaaaaaacaatcaacaacaataaattaattaataaaagtaaattaaTATGTGTAACGTTACCACAATTCTGTTATTTTGTGCTGTATTGagcagacatgttcagtttttaattgtgtaCGACACATTATTGTATCTTTTCTCTAactgaattaaattattttattgctATAAAAATGAAAACGACGGTGGCGCGGAGCCGCGGTGGGCAAGTGATAACGTTAACCGGAACACCATCACAAACTATCGCAGCAAGCCTAATCTAAAGAGAAAATAATCACTTCACctgatgtttaaaataaataaaatagcatTGACAACTACTTACTGGTGTTGCAGAACTGCTGTCTGAAGAGCTTGTTCTCTTCCCAAACTTGTGTTAATTTTTACGGTGACAGACGCGCCTTATTCACCTCGACTGTTCTACGGAGTTTGAGGGGTACACTTTCGGCTTCCGGTTATTCTCGCGCCGCGGGTCTCTGGGCAGCAATGGCACCGCACTGCTGTGTTCCCCAGTGCACCTCATCGCACAGGAAAAAATCATACAGGGGACAAACATTTCACCGTTTCCCAGAGGATAAGAAACTACGTCGAGAGTGGataaaaaatatcagaagggatCCTGGTCGTAATTTCTGCACTTCACTGCAGATGAAGTTCGAAAGACTCAAGCAATAGCAAGACTGGGACaagtcaagtcagctttatttatcgcttttacaatgccgattttTCCAAAGGAGCTtcacaggacaatattgcaacaaaattggATGTAACGttagtcattctggagaaaacggtgatgttatcagcttattttaatttatcatatagtgtcaatggggcagatcagtattatagttgatacagttcaGTTTACATGTGGgagatttgtgtgtgtataagccactggatcttcatatatgtaaaaaaaaatgtcaatttatctaaagaataaagtagcctacaattttattacacatggatgatgtctttcataactttacaactggtcagaacatcagaaagaaataagtaattcaaaaacattgataggctggt from Pseudorasbora parva isolate DD20220531a chromosome 11, ASM2467924v1, whole genome shotgun sequence harbors:
- the st3gal5 gene encoding lactosylceramide alpha-2,3-sialyltransferase, which produces MQMRGPLGLGSRSKEKTWWSNTTMRRAVKPWLCQPSKRLLIPLLSLALISLAFLKLPIFHTDPKAVEVPVDPIHRERVHLHVREILAKKCRPSFARQRMEADHHSSKLVVEPFLDKNTHLNEKIFQHPPPFGFTGMKSRLQEILKLLPASSEVRRGAQDCHRCVVIGNGGILKGLGLGPLLNQFDVVIRLNSGPVRDFSADVGNRTSIRMSYPESCPKVWEDKDSDLKYVAVIYKYADFHWLRAMITKTSISLWDWLFFWQSVPGSVPINASQFRLLNPEIIREASSDLLHYPDPRQRLWGWDQNVPTLGVSALNLATYLCDEVSLAGFGYNLSQKEAALHYYDHRPMTSMLKEAMHDVQTETVFLKRLVTSGSVTDLTGGIHCSFCSS